A window of Papaver somniferum cultivar HN1 unplaced genomic scaffold, ASM357369v1 unplaced-scaffold_104, whole genome shotgun sequence contains these coding sequences:
- the LOC113327585 gene encoding uncharacterized protein LOC113327585 produces MVWSGDLKGKFSTAAAVERIRSREPKFNWSAYIWKPFLHPATASNIWKLQHQIYIDDKVMIKNGFEIVSRCCICTAEQDCMEHTLWECDFSLKAWTWICSIFNFAIPQSFNDVCKSAQHKGPLIKEIWMTATCTIMKELWFQKNKKLFEEKSPHINEFKRKIWQAVYEGGFRMKGNKWGQSYDQNIIDFFQLGVRHTKYNYIRTCYWGAPNPNFMLFCCDGSSFGNPGEAGFGIIARSSSCEVIRTISGEIGNATNYIAEVLAVICALERAFELKASKVIIRSDSKTVVNNFCNDCIPWMFKARWMNAKQKLEHIIFEHCFREVNFSTYDLSKRGAGLRAGERIIHNGRPIFLKRIEMPNIVYYRIC; encoded by the coding sequence ATGGTGTGGAGTGGGGATTTAAAAGGTAAATTTTCAACAGCTGCAGCAGTGGAAAGAATAAGATCAAGGGAGCCTAAATTTAATTGGTCTGCTTATATTTGGAAGCCATTTCTTCACCCAGCTACTGCAAGCAACATCTGGAAACTTCAACACCAAATTTATATTGATGATAAAGTAATGATAAAAAATGGTTTTGAAATAGTCTCAAGATGTTGTATATGTACTGCAGAGCAAGACTGTATGGAGCACACACTATGGGAATGTGATTTCAGTCTAAAAGCATGGACATGGATttgttcaatttttaattttgcaATTCCTCAATCATTTAATGATGTTTGCAAATCAGCTCAGCACAAGGGTCCCTTGATCAAGGAAATTTGGATGACAGCTACTTGCACAATCATGAAGGAGTTATGGTTTCAAAAGAACAAGAAGCTGTTTGAAGAAAAATCTCCTCATATCAATGAATTCAAAAGGAAAATATGGCAAGCAGTGTATGAGGGTGGTTTTAGGATGAAGGGAAATAAATGGGGTCAAAGTTATGATCAGAACATTATTGACTTCTTTCAGCTGGGTGTGAGACATACTAAATATAACTACATCAGAACATGTTACTGGGGAGCTCCAAATCCAAATTTTATGTTATTCTGCTGTGATGGTTCTTCATTTGGCAATCCAGGTGAAGCTGGTTTTGGTATTATTGCCAGAAGCTCTTCTTGTGAAGTCATTAGAACAATCTCAGGAGAGATTGGAAATGCAACAAACTATATAGCAGAAGTCCTTGCTGTAATTTGTGCACTTGAACGGGCTTTTGAACTGAAAGCTTCAAAAGTAATTATCAGGTCAGATTCTAAAACTGTTGTCAACAACTTTTGTAATGACTGTATTCCTTGGATGTTTAAAGCAAGATGGATGAATGCAAAGCAAAAACTGGAGCACATCATCTTTGAACATTGCTTTCGTGAAGTCAATTTTTCTACATATGATCTATCCAAAAGAGGAGCGGGCCTGAGAGCTGGTGAAAGAATTATCCATAATGGGAGGCCCATTTTCTTGAAAAGGATTGAAATGCCCAATATTGTCTATTATAGGATttgttag
- the LOC113327604 gene encoding uncharacterized protein LOC113327604 — protein MGVTPSNWTAFVENEFKGGRESHEKKSENKKKCTIPHTLGRRTCATKCHLLAEEDGMLTEDREYAWMKGHGISDGTVHPSAVEKYVGISRIKSMSNFYLNFPNRYWVTHITHEQVKGAYEKQKKKGTNRSYDFGSDGLVDVFGPDKGKRSLRVFSSSVSAKRAKQAFLTAALRDSTVNKCNSPVIGLKKVNPTLAIYNVLIKFVLQ, from the exons ATGGGGGTTACTCCAAGTAATTGGACCGCTTTCGTCGAGAATGAGTTCAAAGGAGGCAGAGAAAGCcatgaaaaaaaatcagaaaacaaaaagaaatgcaCAATCCCCCATACTCTTGGGAGGCGTACCTGTGCAACCAAATGTCATCTCCTT GCAGAAGAGGATGGGATGCTTACAGAAGATCGCGAATACGCTTGGATGAAGGGTCATGGAATAAGCGATGGAACTGTTCATCCATCAGCAGTTGAAAAATATGTAGGTATTTCAAGAATTAAAAGCATGTCAAACTTTTACTTAAACTTTCCTAACCGTTATTGGGTTACACATATTACGCACGAACAAGTCAAAGGTGCCTATGAGAAGCAAAAAAAGAAAGGAACTAACCGCTCATATGATTTTGGTTCCGATGGTTTAGTTGATGTCTTTGGCCCAGACAAGGGTAAAAGGTCTTTACGTGTCTTTTCCTCCAGCGTTTCTGCGAAGCGTGCTAAGCAAGCATTCCTAACTGCTGCTCTTCGCGATTCTACAGTTAACAAATGCAACTCTCCTGTCATCGGACTAAAAAAGGTAAACCCAACTCTTGCAATTTACAATGTGTTAATCAAATTTGTACTTCAATGA